Proteins encoded in a region of the Wenzhouxiangella sp. XN201 genome:
- a CDS encoding patatin-like phospholipase family protein has translation MTELNRSLSGQTVSLVLGSGGARGLAHIGVIRALEDAGVEIRTIAGSSMGALIGGIHAAGRLDAYEDWICGLAQSDVLALVDWTLSGGGLIRGRRIINKLAELIGEYEIEDLKIDFTAVAVDLDSGRELWLDRGPLFDAIRASIAIPGVFTPHEYRGRTMIDGGILNPVPIAPTLRAINDLVIVVDANGPSVHPAPLERDRQADEDSNGMFQKVREFMNSWRNSEDEGETSSRPGLMAVMMRALDTMEAAIARHHMAIFHSDIMISVPKNTCQVHEFYRAREIIDLGRRLTQDALSGYRPNRSKF, from the coding sequence ATGACCGAATTGAATCGCTCCTTATCCGGGCAGACAGTCTCTTTGGTGCTGGGTTCAGGCGGTGCGCGCGGGCTGGCCCATATCGGCGTGATCCGGGCGCTCGAGGATGCCGGCGTGGAAATCCGAACAATCGCGGGTTCGTCGATGGGCGCCCTGATCGGCGGCATCCACGCTGCCGGCCGGCTCGATGCCTACGAGGACTGGATTTGCGGGCTCGCCCAGTCCGACGTGCTCGCGCTGGTCGACTGGACCCTGTCCGGCGGCGGACTGATTCGCGGGCGCAGGATCATCAACAAGCTGGCCGAGCTGATCGGCGAGTACGAGATCGAAGACCTGAAGATCGATTTCACGGCCGTGGCCGTCGATCTCGACTCGGGCCGGGAACTGTGGCTCGACCGGGGACCACTTTTCGACGCCATTCGCGCATCCATCGCCATCCCGGGCGTGTTCACGCCGCACGAATACCGCGGACGCACGATGATTGACGGTGGCATTCTCAACCCCGTTCCGATCGCGCCCACCCTGCGCGCCATCAACGACCTGGTGATCGTCGTCGACGCCAATGGCCCGTCGGTTCATCCCGCGCCGCTCGAGCGCGACCGACAAGCCGACGAAGACAGCAACGGCATGTTCCAGAAGGTGCGCGAATTCATGAACAGCTGGCGCAATTCCGAGGACGAGGGCGAGACTAGTTCACGACCCGGCCTGATGGCGGTCATGATGCGGGCACTCGATACCATGGAGGCTGCTATCGCACGTCATCACATGGCTATCTTCCACTCGGATATCATGATCAGCGTGCCCAAGAACACCTGCCAGGTTCACGAGTTCTACCGGGCCCGGGAAATCATCGATCTGGGCCGGCGCCTGACGCAGGATGCCCTGTCCGGCTATCGGCCAAACCGCAGCAAATTCTGA
- the pncB gene encoding nicotinate phosphoribosyltransferase has translation MIIESLLDTDIYKYSMMQTVLHQFPGAEVEYRFNCRSEGIDLRPIRQDLEREIEHLCSLMLGPEELNFLSSLRYMKSDFIEFLRLFHLQSRFVEIGEDGEQLTITIRGPWLHTILFEVPVLAIISELYSRHAWPDHSLDEGRRRLHKKVEQVQALDRPDEFIFADFGTRRRFSREWHDEVVETFAREIPGSFRGTSNVRLAKELGLVPIGTMAHEFIQACQALGPRLAETQRFAFEVWAREYRGDLGIALSDTYSLKAFLRDFDMYFCKLFDGARQDSGDPMEWGEAMVEHYRKNRVDPESRNLIFSDSLDIPRAAEIWQRFRDRTNVSFGIGTNLTHDLGVKPANIVIKMTECNGQPVVKLSDSPGKVVSTDQHYLAWVRQAFDVPAP, from the coding sequence ATGATCATCGAATCCTTGCTCGACACCGACATCTACAAGTACTCGATGATGCAGACCGTTCTGCACCAGTTCCCCGGTGCGGAGGTCGAGTACCGCTTCAATTGCCGCAGCGAGGGCATCGATCTCCGACCGATTCGCCAGGACCTGGAACGCGAAATCGAGCACCTGTGCTCTCTCATGCTCGGCCCGGAGGAGCTGAATTTCCTCAGCAGTCTGCGCTACATGAAGTCGGACTTCATCGAGTTCCTGCGCCTGTTCCACCTGCAGTCGCGCTTCGTCGAAATCGGCGAGGACGGCGAGCAGCTCACTATCACGATTCGCGGGCCCTGGCTGCACACCATCCTGTTCGAGGTGCCGGTACTGGCCATCATCAGCGAGCTCTACAGCCGCCATGCCTGGCCTGACCATTCTCTCGACGAGGGCCGACGCCGCCTGCACAAAAAGGTCGAACAGGTCCAGGCCCTCGATCGGCCCGACGAGTTCATCTTTGCCGATTTCGGAACCCGGCGTCGCTTCTCGCGAGAATGGCACGACGAAGTCGTCGAGACTTTCGCCCGGGAGATTCCAGGCAGCTTCCGCGGTACCAGCAACGTGCGACTGGCCAAGGAACTCGGCCTGGTACCCATCGGCACGATGGCGCACGAGTTCATCCAGGCCTGCCAGGCGCTCGGCCCGCGCCTGGCCGAAACCCAGCGCTTCGCCTTTGAGGTCTGGGCGCGCGAGTACCGCGGTGACCTCGGCATCGCGCTATCGGACACCTACAGCCTCAAGGCCTTCCTGCGCGATTTCGACATGTACTTCTGCAAGCTCTTCGACGGTGCCCGCCAGGATTCCGGCGACCCGATGGAATGGGGCGAAGCAATGGTCGAGCACTACCGCAAGAACCGGGTCGATCCAGAGTCACGCAACCTGATCTTCTCCGATTCTCTGGATATACCGCGGGCAGCCGAAATCTGGCAGCGGTTTCGCGACCGCACCAACGTCAGCTTCGGCATCGGCACCAATCTCACCCACGATCTCGGCGTGAAACCGGCCAACATCGTCATCAAGATGACCGAGTGCAACGGCCAGCCAGTGGTCAAGCTGTCCGACTCGCCCGGCAAGGTCGTGTCGACCGACCAGCATTACCTCGCCTGGGTGCGCCAGGCGTTCGACGTGCCGGCGCCCTAG
- a CDS encoding isochorismatase family protein, whose amino-acid sequence MDAQRTFTPLCPEELPVEEGDTIGPELNRQARCAAYRLGSKDSHSPKAVWVTEDPEKIGQGGVGGENVEEHWPVHAVPGTEGFKLVPGLPRPADYDFFVWKGVELDMHPYGACYHDIAEEMSTGVIEWLDAREVSHVLVGGLATDFCVWATARQLQQAGFQVILNRAACRGIADESVEKALQAMKAVGIEFIESCDELEQAA is encoded by the coding sequence GTGGACGCACAGCGCACTTTTACGCCATTGTGCCCGGAGGAACTACCGGTCGAGGAAGGCGACACCATCGGCCCGGAGCTCAATCGGCAGGCCAGATGCGCCGCCTACCGCCTCGGATCGAAAGACTCGCATAGCCCCAAGGCGGTGTGGGTCACCGAGGACCCGGAAAAGATCGGCCAGGGCGGTGTCGGAGGCGAGAACGTCGAGGAGCACTGGCCGGTGCATGCCGTCCCAGGCACCGAGGGCTTCAAGCTGGTACCCGGCCTGCCCCGCCCGGCCGACTACGACTTCTTTGTCTGGAAGGGTGTGGAGCTGGACATGCACCCCTATGGCGCCTGCTATCACGACATCGCCGAGGAGATGAGCACCGGCGTCATCGAGTGGCTCGACGCACGCGAGGTCAGTCACGTACTGGTCGGCGGCCTGGCCACCGACTTCTGCGTTTGGGCGACTGCCCGCCAGCTGCAGCAGGCCGGTTTCCAGGTCATTCTCAACCGGGCCGCTTGCCGGGGAATTGCCGATGAGAGTGTCGAAAAGGCACTGCAGGCGATGAAAGCGGTCGGTATCGAATTCATCGAGAGCTGTGACGAATTGGAGCAGGCGGCATGA
- a CDS encoding acetolactate synthase large subunit, protein MKAAQLFIQCLENEGVEYVFAVPGEENLEILEALRESSIRLIVTRHEQGAGFMAACYGRLTGKPGVCLSTLGPGATNLVTPAAYAELGAMPLVMITGQKPIKTSKQGHFQVIDVVDLMRPVTRYTRQIVSAATIPSRVREAFRLAEEERPGATHLELPEDIAEEETDEAPITASYHRRPVAEEKAIETAVEAIEKARHPLLLIGAGANRKLTARMLRRFIDHTGIPFVSTQMGKGVVGETNCWMGTAALSEGDYAHRVIDKADCIINIGHDVVEKPPFFMREGRRTVIHVNFFSAEVDPVYFPQLEVTGDIANAIWQIDERIEAQEHWDFEFAHRVRAAMLEDLERGRDLDNFPIHPRRIVHAVRDAMPEDGIVSLDNGLYKVWFARNYRTTRSNTLLLDNALASMGAGLPVAMAARLVHPDRKVLAVCGDGGFMMNSQELETAVRLGLDLVVLLLRDDAYGMIKWKQQDMGLADFGLDFGNPDFVQYAESYGARGHRVESADHLTRRLEECLASPGVHLIDCPIDYTDSQHELFEAIPAATASISG, encoded by the coding sequence ATGAAAGCCGCACAACTATTCATCCAGTGCCTGGAAAACGAGGGCGTCGAGTACGTCTTCGCCGTCCCCGGCGAGGAAAATCTGGAAATCCTCGAAGCCCTGCGCGAATCGAGCATCCGCCTGATCGTCACCCGTCACGAGCAGGGTGCGGGCTTCATGGCTGCCTGCTACGGCCGCCTGACCGGCAAGCCGGGTGTGTGCCTGTCGACCCTCGGGCCCGGAGCGACCAACCTGGTCACACCGGCGGCCTACGCCGAACTGGGTGCGATGCCGCTGGTGATGATTACCGGTCAGAAACCGATCAAGACGTCCAAACAGGGCCATTTCCAAGTCATCGATGTGGTCGACCTGATGCGGCCCGTCACTCGCTACACCCGGCAGATTGTATCGGCAGCAACGATCCCGTCCCGCGTTCGCGAGGCGTTCCGACTGGCTGAGGAAGAGCGTCCCGGCGCGACTCACCTGGAGCTGCCCGAGGACATTGCCGAGGAGGAAACCGACGAGGCGCCGATCACGGCCAGTTACCACCGTCGCCCCGTGGCGGAGGAAAAGGCGATCGAGACGGCCGTGGAAGCCATAGAAAAAGCCCGCCACCCGCTGCTGCTGATCGGGGCCGGCGCCAACCGCAAGCTCACCGCACGCATGCTGCGACGTTTCATCGACCACACCGGCATTCCGTTCGTGAGCACTCAGATGGGCAAGGGTGTTGTGGGTGAGACCAATTGCTGGATGGGCACCGCTGCGCTGTCGGAAGGCGACTATGCCCACCGCGTCATCGACAAGGCCGACTGCATCATCAACATCGGCCACGATGTGGTCGAGAAACCGCCGTTTTTCATGCGCGAGGGTCGTCGCACCGTCATTCATGTCAACTTCTTCAGCGCCGAGGTGGATCCGGTCTATTTCCCGCAGCTCGAAGTCACCGGTGACATCGCCAATGCGATCTGGCAGATCGACGAGAGAATCGAGGCACAGGAACACTGGGATTTCGAGTTCGCCCACCGAGTCCGGGCTGCCATGCTCGAGGATCTGGAGCGCGGGCGCGACCTGGACAATTTCCCGATCCATCCTCGCCGGATCGTCCACGCTGTGCGTGATGCCATGCCCGAGGACGGCATCGTCAGCCTCGACAACGGCCTCTACAAGGTCTGGTTCGCGCGCAACTACCGCACCACGCGCTCCAATACCCTTTTGCTCGACAACGCCCTGGCGTCCATGGGCGCCGGGCTGCCGGTCGCCATGGCCGCCCGCCTCGTCCATCCGGACCGCAAAGTCCTGGCTGTGTGCGGCGACGGCGGCTTCATGATGAACTCGCAGGAGTTGGAAACAGCCGTACGCCTCGGCCTCGACCTGGTTGTCCTGCTGCTGCGCGACGATGCCTACGGCATGATCAAGTGGAAGCAGCAAGATATGGGACTGGCCGATTTCGGACTCGACTTCGGCAACCCCGATTTTGTCCAGTACGCGGAGAGCTATGGCGCTCGCGGCCATCGCGTCGAGTCAGCCGATCACCTGACCCGACGGCTGGAAGAATGCCTGGCAAGCCCTGGCGTGCACCTGATCGACTGCCCGATCGATTACACGGACAGCCAGCATGAGCTGTTCGAGGCCATCCCCGCGGCCACTGCATCCATAAGCGGTTGA
- a CDS encoding fatty acid hydroxylase family protein: protein MPTNADYRAAYRHENIGPNYSGKAHFAFVLVFALGGIALCIWQLQAVSPLEWLAVPLTFLYANLVEYVGHRWVMHRSVPGLTLIYKRHAGQHHRFFTDRHMALEGWQDCKVVLFPAVLMIFFFGLFAAPIGLLLAWLATANVAWLFVATALGYYLNYELLHLAYHVPEDSRLLNVPFLRRLRRLHHRHHDTALMTHKNFNITYPIGDWLFRTRV from the coding sequence ATGCCAACCAATGCCGACTACCGCGCCGCTTACCGGCACGAAAACATCGGCCCGAACTATTCGGGTAAGGCGCATTTCGCGTTCGTGTTGGTCTTCGCCCTGGGTGGCATTGCGCTGTGTATCTGGCAGCTCCAGGCGGTCAGTCCGCTTGAGTGGCTGGCTGTCCCGCTGACCTTTCTTTATGCCAACCTGGTCGAATACGTCGGCCATCGCTGGGTCATGCACCGCAGCGTTCCCGGTCTGACCCTGATCTACAAGCGCCATGCCGGTCAGCATCATCGGTTTTTCACGGATCGGCACATGGCCCTGGAAGGTTGGCAGGACTGCAAGGTGGTGCTGTTTCCGGCCGTGTTGATGATTTTCTTCTTCGGCTTGTTTGCCGCACCGATCGGGTTGCTGCTCGCCTGGCTCGCTACCGCCAACGTGGCCTGGTTGTTCGTCGCCACCGCCCTGGGCTATTACCTCAACTATGAATTGCTGCACCTGGCCTACCATGTGCCGGAAGATTCGCGCCTGCTCAATGTCCCGTTCCTGCGCCGCCTACGCCGCCTGCACCATCGCCATCACGACACCGCGCTGATGACTCACAAGAACTTCAATATCACCTATCCCATTGGGGATTGGCTGTTTCGAACCCGGGTCTGA
- a CDS encoding DUF2959 domain-containing protein — MHSVRIPWLKTALMLLVVTILAGCQAAKYRTLEAFGVEKRDILSSRVESARDAQDEAKEQFSSALEQFRATVAFDGGELEDLYDNLNRSYERSLEDAEQVRERIDAVRDVAGDLFDEWSDELDEYESADLRRRSRDLLRETQGRYERMIAAMERAEASMDPVLQSFQDQVLFLKHNLNARAISALRNELDSIESDTEALIRAMNEAIAEANAFIETLE; from the coding sequence ATGCACTCAGTCCGCATTCCCTGGTTGAAGACCGCCCTCATGCTTCTCGTCGTGACGATCCTGGCCGGCTGCCAGGCCGCCAAATACCGCACCCTCGAAGCCTTCGGCGTGGAGAAGCGCGACATCCTGTCCTCGCGCGTGGAATCGGCCCGCGACGCTCAGGACGAGGCGAAGGAACAATTTTCTTCCGCCCTGGAACAGTTCCGCGCCACGGTCGCCTTTGACGGCGGAGAGCTGGAGGACCTCTACGACAATCTGAATCGTTCCTACGAGCGCAGCCTGGAAGATGCCGAACAGGTCCGGGAACGGATTGATGCGGTCCGCGACGTGGCCGGAGATCTATTCGACGAGTGGTCGGATGAACTGGATGAATACGAGAGCGCCGACCTGCGCCGCCGCTCACGTGATCTGCTGCGAGAAACTCAGGGCCGCTACGAGCGCATGATCGCGGCCATGGAACGCGCCGAGGCCAGCATGGACCCGGTACTGCAGTCCTTCCAGGACCAGGTGTTGTTTCTCAAGCACAACCTCAACGCCCGTGCCATCTCTGCATTGAGAAATGAACTCGACAGCATTGAAAGTGACACCGAAGCACTGATTCGGGCGATGAATGAAGCCATTGCCGAGGCCAACGCCTTTATCGAGACGCTGGAGTGA
- a CDS encoding efflux RND transporter permease subunit: MQSERNWYGNIIAWFAHNSVAANLLMLCLLFGGLVTAFTITKEIQPRIETNYVTVTVPYRGGTPRDVEQGVLIKIEETIQDLEGIREMVSTGREGSGSVQIEVHPDYDVLEVLDEIKTRVDSISTFPAETERPVYQRNTWTQEVIWVSVFGDVDERTLKEAARNIRDEIIALPDVTRAELVGTRAYEIGIEVREETLRSYDLTLGEVAQAIRESSLDLPGGRIETAGGDVLVRTIGQAYVGRDFEDIVVRTDPDGSRVLVRDIATIRDGFVERERYARHNGQSATAIRILSVGEQNALAVSEAVRDYVAQKQDELPAGISVDWWADISYYLKGRMEMMGKNLVAGAILVFLILALFLRLKLAFWVMVGLLIAFLGALWMLPAVGVTINLISLFGFLVVLGIVVDDAIVMGESAYTEIRERGHSIDHVVDGVYKVAIPATFGVLTTIAAFLPILMISGISGQFFAAIGWVVVLCLFMSLIESKLILPAHLAHMRVKKFEPDTTNRFIRFQRRFSDGLFTFVDRYYLPSLGVLLRNRYLSLAGFVSVLILSLGLIVSGAMRVVFFPDFAGDFMQVNLEMNEGTPAYVTHANMDYLAEQLEATDKKLQEEHGLDEPLVRTVFAWSGSDTSGGMLVEMALKEDSPVTINELQREWREAVGQIPGARGLQIGNAGGGPGGGGPDLSFQLVGSDLDQLEAAAAELESRVTGYDGAYDVRNSFEGGLKELQLEIKPGAEVLGLSQQNLARQVRQAFFGEEVQRIQRGQDDVRVMVRYPREQRTSEGYLEDMRIRTPDGSEVPFGAVADVEVGNSPSVIRRFDRQRSISVTARVDKDVAEPGRITTELRETHLPEILASYPSVSYRVSGATRSQQEVARDLLLGTAFALFLIYALIAVPLRSYLQPLLIMSVIPFGMVGAVVGHWLLGIPISMLSLFGIIALAGVVVNDSLILVDFVNRSRRAGESRIDAAVKAARARFRPIILTSATTFLGLAPIVFFEKSLQAQIVVPMAASLAFGIVFATVITLGLIPILYLIGDDFVHFVQRITGRERTGMVASQES, from the coding sequence ATGCAATCCGAGCGCAACTGGTACGGCAACATCATTGCCTGGTTTGCCCACAATTCGGTGGCTGCCAATCTACTGATGCTGTGTCTGCTGTTTGGCGGCCTGGTCACGGCTTTCACCATTACCAAGGAAATCCAGCCGAGGATCGAGACCAACTACGTCACGGTGACCGTGCCCTATCGCGGTGGCACGCCACGCGACGTCGAGCAGGGCGTGCTGATCAAGATCGAGGAGACCATCCAGGACCTCGAAGGCATCCGCGAGATGGTATCGACCGGTCGTGAAGGCTCGGGCAGCGTTCAGATCGAGGTCCACCCCGACTACGACGTGCTCGAAGTCCTCGATGAGATCAAAACGCGCGTTGACTCCATCTCGACATTTCCGGCCGAAACCGAGCGCCCGGTCTACCAACGCAACACCTGGACGCAGGAGGTCATCTGGGTGTCGGTTTTCGGCGATGTCGACGAGCGCACGCTCAAGGAAGCCGCGCGGAACATTCGAGACGAGATCATCGCCCTGCCCGACGTCACCCGTGCCGAACTGGTCGGCACCCGTGCCTACGAAATCGGCATCGAGGTCCGCGAGGAGACGCTACGGTCCTATGACCTCACGCTCGGCGAAGTGGCCCAGGCGATTCGCGAGTCCTCGCTCGACCTGCCGGGCGGGCGCATCGAGACCGCCGGCGGCGATGTGCTGGTGCGCACCATCGGCCAGGCCTACGTGGGCCGCGACTTCGAGGACATCGTCGTGCGCACCGATCCCGACGGCTCGCGTGTGCTGGTACGCGACATCGCCACTATCCGCGACGGTTTTGTCGAGCGCGAGCGCTATGCCCGCCACAACGGCCAATCGGCCACCGCCATCCGTATCCTCAGCGTAGGCGAGCAGAACGCGCTGGCCGTTTCCGAGGCCGTGCGCGACTATGTCGCCCAAAAGCAGGATGAACTGCCGGCCGGGATCAGCGTCGACTGGTGGGCCGACATCTCCTACTACCTGAAAGGCCGCATGGAGATGATGGGCAAGAACCTCGTCGCCGGCGCCATCCTGGTCTTTCTGATCCTCGCCCTGTTCCTGCGCCTGAAACTGGCTTTCTGGGTCATGGTCGGACTGCTGATCGCGTTCCTCGGTGCGCTGTGGATGCTGCCGGCCGTGGGGGTGACCATCAACCTGATCAGCCTGTTCGGCTTCCTTGTGGTGCTTGGCATCGTCGTCGACGACGCCATCGTCATGGGCGAGTCCGCCTACACGGAGATTCGTGAACGGGGGCACTCGATCGACCACGTGGTCGACGGCGTCTACAAGGTCGCCATTCCCGCCACCTTCGGCGTGCTGACCACGATTGCCGCCTTCCTGCCGATCCTGATGATCTCCGGCATCTCGGGGCAGTTTTTCGCGGCCATTGGCTGGGTGGTGGTGCTGTGCCTGTTCATGTCGCTGATCGAATCCAAGCTCATTCTTCCGGCCCACCTGGCGCATATGCGCGTCAAGAAGTTCGAGCCGGACACCACCAATCGATTCATCCGCTTCCAGCGCCGCTTTTCCGACGGCCTGTTCACCTTCGTCGACCGCTACTACCTGCCATCGCTGGGCGTCCTGTTGCGCAACCGCTACCTGTCTCTGGCCGGCTTCGTTTCGGTGCTCATCCTGTCGCTGGGCCTGATTGTCAGCGGAGCCATGCGCGTGGTGTTCTTCCCGGACTTTGCCGGCGACTTCATGCAGGTCAACCTGGAAATGAACGAGGGCACGCCGGCCTACGTCACGCATGCCAACATGGACTACCTGGCCGAGCAGTTGGAAGCCACCGACAAAAAGCTTCAGGAGGAGCACGGTCTGGACGAGCCCCTCGTGCGGACCGTATTCGCCTGGTCGGGATCCGACACCAGCGGCGGCATGCTGGTAGAGATGGCGCTCAAGGAAGACAGCCCGGTGACCATCAACGAACTGCAGCGCGAATGGCGCGAAGCCGTCGGCCAGATTCCCGGCGCTCGTGGCCTGCAAATTGGTAACGCCGGCGGCGGCCCGGGCGGCGGCGGTCCCGACCTGTCTTTCCAGCTTGTCGGCAGCGACCTCGATCAGCTCGAAGCAGCCGCTGCTGAACTCGAGAGCCGGGTCACCGGCTACGACGGTGCCTACGACGTGCGAAACTCCTTCGAAGGTGGTCTCAAGGAATTGCAGCTCGAGATCAAACCCGGGGCCGAAGTGCTCGGCCTGAGCCAGCAGAATCTGGCCCGCCAGGTACGCCAGGCTTTCTTCGGCGAGGAAGTACAGCGCATCCAGCGAGGCCAGGACGATGTGCGCGTTATGGTGCGCTACCCGCGCGAGCAACGCACCTCCGAAGGGTACCTGGAAGATATGCGCATTCGTACGCCTGATGGTTCGGAAGTGCCCTTTGGCGCGGTCGCCGACGTGGAAGTCGGCAACAGCCCTTCGGTGATCCGCCGATTCGATCGCCAGCGCTCCATCAGCGTCACCGCCCGGGTCGACAAGGACGTGGCCGAACCGGGCCGCATCACCACCGAACTGCGTGAGACCCACCTGCCGGAGATTCTCGCCAGCTACCCCAGCGTCAGTTACCGGGTGTCGGGGGCCACGCGAAGCCAGCAGGAAGTTGCGCGCGACCTTTTGCTTGGCACGGCCTTCGCCTTGTTCCTCATTTATGCGCTGATCGCGGTGCCCCTGCGATCGTACCTGCAGCCGCTTCTGATCATGTCGGTCATTCCCTTCGGCATGGTCGGCGCCGTGGTCGGCCATTGGTTGCTGGGCATCCCGATCAGCATGTTGAGCCTGTTCGGCATCATTGCCCTGGCCGGCGTGGTCGTCAACGACAGCCTGATCCTGGTCGATTTCGTCAATCGCAGCCGGCGGGCCGGCGAATCGCGCATCGATGCTGCCGTCAAGGCCGCCCGAGCCCGCTTCCGGCCGATCATCCTGACCTCTGCGACCACTTTCCTGGGCCTGGCGCCGATCGTGTTCTTCGAAAAGAGCCTGCAGGCGCAGATCGTCGTTCCGATGGCTGCATCCCTGGCCTTCGGCATCGTTTTCGCCACGGTCATCACGCTGGGCCTGATCCCGATCCTCTACCTGATCGGCGATGACTTCGTCCATTTCGTTCAGCGCATCACCGGCCGCGAACGGACCGGCATGGTGGCCTCGCAGGAAAGTTGA
- a CDS encoding efflux RND transporter periplasmic adaptor subunit — translation MKKKLRYVLPPALVAASIIVVVFLASNRPDPPERDPVETAMMVDTIAAETAGEHFTVEAQGTVQPRTQTTLVPEVSGKVNRIAENFVAGGFFRAGEVLVEIDPSDYQTAVKQAQADLAAARARLADEQSRSDQARRDWQRLHGDDREPSELVLRIPQLEQAKASVLAAEAALDGARRDLERTRISLPYDGMVRSRSVDIGQYVGVGTTLGVAFAVDEAEVRLSLPDRDLAFLDLPQPGREAGPRPTVRFFGDVSGQRGSWTGEIVRTEGVIEESTRLTYAVARIQDPYGLLGEERQVALPMGTYVRADIQGRSAAGLIELPRETLREGDRLFIADADNRLDVRHVDVVRSTAERVYLADSVEPGERVITTAIAAPIPGTRLNVRESPSVEPELRILPADESDIAATTEAEQP, via the coding sequence ATGAAAAAGAAGCTTCGATACGTTCTGCCGCCGGCGCTGGTCGCCGCCTCGATCATCGTCGTCGTCTTTCTGGCCAGCAACCGCCCCGATCCACCCGAGCGCGACCCGGTGGAAACGGCCATGATGGTCGACACCATCGCCGCCGAAACGGCCGGTGAGCATTTCACGGTCGAGGCGCAGGGTACGGTCCAGCCGCGCACCCAGACCACTTTGGTGCCCGAAGTCAGCGGCAAGGTCAACCGCATCGCTGAGAATTTCGTCGCCGGCGGTTTTTTCCGCGCCGGCGAGGTACTGGTCGAGATCGATCCCAGCGACTACCAGACAGCCGTCAAGCAGGCCCAGGCTGACCTCGCCGCTGCACGCGCACGACTTGCCGACGAACAGTCCCGCTCGGACCAGGCTCGCCGCGACTGGCAGCGCCTGCACGGCGATGACCGCGAACCATCAGAACTGGTACTGCGCATTCCGCAGCTCGAGCAGGCCAAGGCATCGGTTCTGGCAGCCGAAGCCGCCCTGGACGGCGCCCGGCGGGACCTCGAGCGCACGCGCATCTCGCTGCCCTACGACGGCATGGTCCGTTCCCGTTCGGTCGATATCGGCCAGTACGTCGGGGTCGGAACGACTCTGGGCGTCGCCTTCGCGGTCGACGAAGCCGAGGTTCGCCTGTCGCTGCCTGACCGCGACCTGGCCTTCCTCGACCTGCCACAACCAGGTCGCGAAGCGGGTCCGCGACCGACGGTCCGCTTCTTCGGTGACGTCAGCGGCCAACGCGGCAGCTGGACCGGGGAGATCGTGCGCACCGAGGGCGTGATCGAGGAATCCACGCGCCTGACCTATGCCGTGGCCCGAATCCAGGATCCGTACGGCCTGCTGGGCGAGGAACGCCAGGTGGCATTGCCCATGGGCACCTATGTGCGAGCCGACATCCAGGGCCGCTCAGCGGCCGGCCTGATCGAGCTGCCGCGCGAGACCCTGCGCGAAGGCGACCGGCTGTTCATTGCCGACGCAGACAATCGACTGGACGTTCGTCATGTGGATGTCGTTCGTTCAACGGCCGAGAGGGTTTACCTGGCCGATTCCGTCGAGCCGGGGGAGCGCGTCATTACCACAGCCATCGCCGCTCCGATTCCGGGCACCCGACTGAATGTGCGCGAATCGCCATCGGTTGAGCCGGAGTTGCGTATCCTGCCGGCGGACGAATCCGACATCGCTGCCACCACGGAAGCGGAGCAGCCCTGA
- the map gene encoding type I methionyl aminopeptidase translates to MNHQIHIKTAEEIEAMRVAGQQAASVLALLREHVRPGVTTGELDRIAHEYIVDELDAVPAPLDYKGFPKSICTSVNHVVCHGIPGDKKLKGGDIVNIDVTVIKDGWHGDTSKMFYVGEPSVKAHRICEVAHQAMLRGIETVKPGATLGDIGHAIQQYAEGERCSVVREYCGHGIGRGFHEAPQVLHYGRPGEGLKLEKGMTFTIEPMINLGKPHTKLLPDGWTVITRDRSLTAQWEHTLAVTEDGFDVLTRLPDDSL, encoded by the coding sequence ATGAATCACCAAATTCACATCAAGACAGCCGAGGAAATCGAGGCCATGCGGGTGGCCGGTCAGCAGGCCGCCAGCGTTCTGGCCCTGCTACGCGAGCATGTGCGCCCCGGCGTGACCACCGGCGAGCTGGATCGCATTGCCCACGAGTACATCGTCGACGAGCTCGATGCCGTGCCGGCGCCGCTCGACTACAAGGGATTTCCGAAGTCGATCTGCACCTCGGTCAACCACGTCGTGTGCCACGGTATTCCCGGCGACAAGAAGCTCAAGGGTGGCGATATTGTCAATATCGACGTCACCGTCATCAAGGATGGCTGGCACGGCGATACTTCGAAGATGTTCTACGTTGGTGAGCCTTCGGTGAAGGCCCATCGGATCTGTGAAGTGGCCCACCAGGCCATGCTGCGAGGGATCGAAACCGTCAAGCCCGGCGCCACCCTGGGTGACATCGGCCACGCCATTCAGCAATACGCGGAGGGCGAGCGCTGTTCGGTGGTGCGCGAATACTGCGGACACGGCATCGGCCGCGGATTCCACGAGGCGCCGCAAGTGTTGCACTACGGCCGCCCGGGAGAGGGTCTGAAGCTGGAAAAGGGCATGACGTTTACGATCGAGCCGATGATCAACCTGGGAAAACCCCACACCAAGCTCTTGCCCGATGGCTGGACGGTAATCACCCGTGATCGCAGCCTGACGGCGCAGTGGGAGCACACACTGGCGGTTACCGAAGATGGTTTCGATGTCCTGACGCGGTTGCCCGACGACTCGCTGTGA